One genomic segment of Candidatus Methylarchaceae archaeon HK02M2 includes these proteins:
- a CDS encoding 30S ribosomal protein S4e yields MVKMGEDKRTKRSKAPAFWKIPRKKIRFTVTVSPGPHSKKESYPLAVLIRDILGLVKTYREAKTVIHEGKIVVDGIPRREPDFPVGLMDVIDIPSIGKTFRLVPIPGNLLHPINIPESEKSLKLCKVKEKNTVKGGLVQYGLHDGRSILSNDVELNLGDTCLIEIPSQKIVKAVQLQESSLAIITKGAKVGQLGKIEKIIPGTFSRSKIVFISIGSISSELPSDIIFVVGEEKPLIMVSGET; encoded by the coding sequence ATGGTAAAAATGGGTGAAGATAAAAGAACTAAAAGATCAAAGGCACCAGCATTCTGGAAGATTCCTAGAAAGAAAATCCGCTTCACGGTAACTGTATCCCCTGGACCTCATTCCAAAAAAGAGAGTTATCCGTTAGCTGTACTCATTCGGGATATCTTGGGCCTTGTCAAGACTTATAGAGAGGCTAAGACCGTTATTCATGAAGGTAAGATTGTAGTCGACGGCATTCCCCGAAGAGAGCCAGATTTTCCTGTAGGTTTGATGGATGTTATTGATATACCTTCTATCGGTAAAACTTTCAGATTGGTACCTATTCCAGGTAATCTCCTACATCCAATAAACATACCTGAATCTGAAAAATCTTTGAAACTCTGTAAAGTGAAAGAAAAGAATACAGTTAAGGGTGGGCTGGTTCAATATGGCCTCCATGATGGTAGATCTATTCTTAGTAATGATGTGGAGTTGAATCTAGGAGATACTTGTTTAATAGAAATTCCATCCCAAAAAATAGTTAAAGCCGTTCAATTACAAGAAAGTTCTTTGGCTATTATCACTAAGGGGGCAAAAGTTGGCCAACTAGGTAAAATTGAAAAGATAATACCTGGGACCTTCTCAAGATCAAAAATTGTCTTCATCTCAATTGGAAGTATTTCAAGTGAGCTTCCTTCAGATATTATTTTTGTAGTTGGGGAAGAAAAACCTTTGATAATGGTTAGTGGAGAGACCTGA
- a CDS encoding 30S ribosomal protein S14, producing MVKVRHGKERKFGKGSRYCRRCGRYGAMIQKYNIMLCRQCFREIAQKLGFRKYE from the coding sequence ATGGTTAAAGTTAGACATGGCAAAGAAAGAAAATTCGGAAAAGGGTCTAGATACTGTAGAAGATGTGGAAGATACGGTGCTATGATACAAAAATATAATATTATGTTATGCAGGCAATGTTTTAGGGAAATTGCTCAAAAGCTTGGATTCAGAAAGTATGAATGA
- a CDS encoding 50S ribosomal protein L14 has product MSKKSRAVSAKGIEEFKLYVTRAIPVSAVVNCADNTGAKTLKIVQVTRYGGRLRRLPAAAVGDYVITVVKKGRPEMKKQTFGAVIVRQKYPIRRINGVRVMFEDNAAVIVTPDGELKGTDIKGPVAAEAAERWPRLANLASMII; this is encoded by the coding sequence ATGTCGAAAAAGTCTCGTGCAGTCTCAGCAAAAGGTATTGAAGAGTTCAAGCTTTACGTGACCAGAGCTATACCCGTCAGCGCAGTTGTCAACTGTGCAGACAACACTGGTGCGAAGACCCTTAAGATAGTTCAAGTAACAAGATATGGGGGTAGATTAAGGCGCCTTCCTGCGGCTGCAGTTGGTGATTATGTAATCACTGTAGTTAAGAAAGGGCGTCCTGAGATGAAAAAGCAGACCTTTGGAGCCGTTATCGTCAGACAAAAATACCCGATTAGAAGAATAAACGGAGTGAGGGTAATGTTCGAAGATAACGCTGCTGTAATAGTCACTCCTGATGGCGAATTAAAGGGTACAGATATAAAAGGACCAGTTGCAGCAGAGGCAGCAGAGCGATGGCCGAGACTCGCAAATCTGGCAAGTATGATAATATGA
- a CDS encoding class I SAM-dependent methyltransferase: MRVSPFVGSPRDVVQKMLELANPKPGEILYDMGSGDGRVLIMAAKKFGMYCVGIELHDDLIDRAMKEIKKLKLESRIQIIKGDFFNIDISNADIVFLYLTTLANEKLRPKLEKELKSGSRIVSHDYEVKGWLPSKVYRDESNGHVIYLYIFDLIDTLKLDIPVNRTL; the protein is encoded by the coding sequence ATGAGAGTATCGCCATTCGTTGGATCTCCTCGCGATGTAGTGCAGAAGATGTTGGAGCTGGCTAACCCGAAGCCCGGAGAAATCCTCTACGATATGGGATCAGGTGATGGAAGAGTATTGATCATGGCAGCAAAAAAGTTTGGCATGTATTGTGTAGGTATAGAGCTTCACGATGATTTAATAGATAGAGCAATGAAGGAAATTAAAAAGTTGAAATTAGAGAGCAGAATCCAAATAATTAAAGGTGATTTTTTCAATATAGATATTTCCAATGCTGATATCGTCTTTCTTTATCTTACAACTTTAGCAAATGAGAAGTTGAGGCCAAAACTTGAAAAAGAACTTAAAAGTGGATCACGTATAGTGTCCCATGATTATGAAGTGAAGGGTTGGTTACCCTCAAAGGTTTATAGGGATGAATCGAATGGGCATGTTATTTATTTGTACATCTTTGATCTAATAGATACCCTTAAACTTGATATTCCTGTAAATAGAACCTTATAA
- the rplX gene encoding 50S ribosomal protein L24: MSSKPSKIRKKLFTSPPHIKSKLISSHLSEELRSKYDVRSFRLRKDDVVKVVRGEYKGIEGKVTGIDIKTGRIMVDGITREKIAGGTTPVKIHPSKVIILKLNLDDKWRKEKLEVHVKEA; encoded by the coding sequence ATGTCGTCCAAGCCATCCAAAATTAGAAAAAAACTTTTTACTTCTCCTCCGCATATTAAGTCAAAGTTAATCTCTTCACATCTATCCGAAGAACTGCGTTCTAAGTATGATGTGAGATCCTTTCGCCTTAGAAAAGATGACGTTGTGAAAGTTGTCAGGGGTGAGTACAAAGGAATCGAAGGTAAAGTGACTGGCATTGATATTAAAACTGGAAGGATAATGGTTGACGGCATTACTCGTGAAAAGATAGCAGGCGGAACTACTCCTGTAAAGATTCATCCATCAAAAGTAATAATTTTGAAATTAAACCTCGATGATAAATGGAGGAAGGAAAAATTAGAAGTTCATGTGAAGGAGGCCTAA
- a CDS encoding FAD-dependent oxidoreductase has translation MKTEKFDVIVVGAGPSGTTAAYIMAKEGLDVALLERGDYPGAKNMYGGAIYSWPIELIIPDFSEKAPIERRVAEHRIMILSKKSGLTLSFKDIGFAQPPYNAFIAIRAKFDRWYAKLAEQVGALLATSVNITDLIWDNKKVVGVRSGSGPENELYSDVVIVADGVNSKLAIQSGLRQPLSPKEVALGVKETLELKPEIIESRFNLNEGEGAAIQVIGATHGMMGGGFIYTNNKSLSIGIVMLLEHLIRSKRKPYEILDEFKHHPLITPLIKGGEPKEYSAHLVPEAGYYGVPRLYSDGLLVVGDAASLCSSLYQEGVNMAIASGLYAGKTVIKAKKKEDYSSKTLSEYERTLKSSYVMQELSQLSDLPEIFRRNTRFFSLYPEIINYAMKELLTMDGELRRAKLKKVMKMIQEKVGYSNLIRDLVKARKFLS, from the coding sequence TTGAAGACAGAAAAGTTCGATGTAATAGTGGTGGGCGCTGGTCCTTCTGGTACTACTGCTGCGTATATAATGGCAAAAGAAGGACTTGATGTCGCTCTTCTTGAAAGAGGAGATTACCCAGGAGCTAAGAATATGTATGGCGGAGCAATATATAGCTGGCCTATCGAGCTTATCATTCCTGACTTTTCTGAAAAGGCTCCAATCGAGAGAAGAGTTGCAGAGCATAGGATAATGATCCTCTCTAAGAAATCAGGTCTAACTTTGAGCTTTAAAGATATAGGTTTTGCTCAACCACCTTATAACGCCTTCATAGCTATAAGAGCCAAATTTGATCGCTGGTATGCTAAATTAGCAGAACAGGTAGGTGCCCTACTTGCAACCTCAGTAAATATTACTGATCTAATCTGGGATAACAAAAAAGTTGTGGGTGTAAGATCTGGAAGTGGTCCTGAGAATGAGTTATACAGTGATGTTGTAATCGTAGCTGATGGTGTGAACTCTAAACTTGCTATACAGTCTGGTCTAAGACAACCATTAAGTCCTAAAGAAGTTGCTCTAGGAGTGAAAGAGACACTTGAATTGAAACCCGAAATCATCGAATCTAGATTTAATTTGAATGAAGGTGAAGGAGCAGCTATTCAAGTAATCGGAGCTACACATGGGATGATGGGTGGAGGTTTCATTTATACTAATAATAAAAGCTTGAGTATCGGAATTGTAATGTTATTGGAGCATCTGATTCGTTCAAAGAGAAAACCCTATGAGATATTAGATGAATTTAAGCATCATCCACTTATAACACCCCTGATAAAAGGCGGAGAGCCCAAAGAGTATAGCGCTCATTTAGTTCCAGAAGCAGGCTATTATGGAGTCCCTAGGTTGTATAGTGATGGTTTACTAGTTGTCGGTGATGCTGCCTCTCTTTGCAGCAGCCTGTATCAAGAGGGAGTCAATATGGCGATAGCATCAGGTCTTTATGCTGGAAAAACCGTGATAAAAGCAAAAAAGAAGGAAGATTACTCATCTAAAACTCTATCTGAGTATGAACGAACCCTCAAGTCTAGTTATGTAATGCAAGAATTATCTCAACTAAGTGACTTGCCAGAGATTTTTAGGAGAAATACTCGCTTTTTTAGCTTGTATCCTGAAATAATAAATTATGCGATGAAGGAGCTATTAACGATGGATGGTGAATTAAGGCGAGCTAAACTTAAAAAAGTTATGAAAATGATCCAAGAGAAGGTTGGATACTCAAACCTTATACGAGATTTAGTAAAGGCAAGGAAATTCTTATCTTAA
- a CDS encoding 50S ribosomal protein L5 has translation MSQVPKIENAMRKIKISKVVLNIGVGRSGEVLERAKKILGELTGQKPCPRQAKWTVRDFGIRKGESIATMVTLRGDKAIETLKHLLTTKEMKLPSSSFDERGNCSFGIKEHIEIPGIKYDPEIGIFGLDTSILLDRPGYRISKRRRARSKVGKNHRVTQEEAITFFKEILGVDVY, from the coding sequence TTGTCTCAAGTTCCAAAAATTGAAAATGCGATGAGGAAAATAAAGATCAGTAAGGTAGTGCTTAACATAGGAGTTGGTAGGTCGGGCGAAGTACTCGAGCGTGCAAAGAAAATCCTTGGGGAATTGACAGGCCAAAAACCTTGCCCTAGACAAGCTAAATGGACTGTACGTGATTTTGGTATTCGTAAAGGTGAATCAATAGCTACTATGGTTACTCTTCGTGGCGATAAGGCTATAGAAACTTTAAAACATCTTTTAACTACTAAAGAAATGAAACTCCCATCATCATCTTTTGACGAAAGAGGAAATTGTTCTTTTGGAATAAAAGAGCATATCGAGATACCAGGCATAAAATATGATCCAGAGATAGGTATATTTGGCCTCGATACATCTATTTTATTAGACCGCCCTGGCTACAGAATCTCAAAGCGAAGAAGAGCTAGATCGAAAGTCGGTAAGAATCACAGAGTTACTCAAGAGGAGGCGATAACCTTCTTTAAAGAAATTTTAGGAGTCGATGTTTATTAA
- a CDS encoding GYD domain-containing protein, producing the protein MHFITLIKLRGRPTKERLQQLDKIIENPPEGTKIRFVFWTLGRYDLVIYTEGPDEATALSTVLPFFDFASTETLVAITKEDAHKLII; encoded by the coding sequence TTGCACTTCATAACCTTGATAAAACTTAGGGGTAGACCTACTAAAGAAAGACTTCAACAGTTGGATAAAATAATTGAAAATCCACCAGAGGGGACCAAAATCAGGTTTGTTTTTTGGACCCTTGGACGTTACGATTTGGTCATTTACACAGAAGGACCTGATGAGGCGACAGCCTTAAGTACAGTCCTTCCATTCTTCGATTTTGCTTCAACAGAAACTTTAGTGGCTATAACAAAGGAAGATGCGCATAAATTAATCATCTAA
- a CDS encoding 30S ribosomal protein S8, translated as MPAKNILANLFSTIYNNEIRKKKECLVIPASKLASGVLQTMQRYKYIGEFEYIDDGLSGKLRIQLLGRINKCGIASPRFSVKKDRYDDWERRFLPAIGSGILIVSTPKGIMSHNEALALGIGGRLIGYVY; from the coding sequence ATGCCAGCAAAAAATATCCTAGCTAACTTATTCTCAACAATCTATAACAATGAAATAAGGAAGAAGAAGGAGTGCCTCGTAATACCTGCTTCAAAGCTTGCCAGCGGAGTATTACAAACAATGCAGAGGTATAAATACATAGGAGAATTTGAGTATATCGATGATGGATTATCAGGAAAATTGAGGATTCAGCTTCTAGGGAGGATTAATAAGTGTGGTATCGCCTCACCCAGATTTTCTGTTAAAAAAGACAGATATGATGATTGGGAGCGCCGATTTCTACCAGCTATAGGTAGTGGAATTTTGATAGTATCTACCCCAAAGGGGATAATGTCACATAATGAAGCTCTTGCCCTTGGTATAGGCGGGAGACTCATAGGATATGTTTATTGA